Sequence from the Hamadaea flava genome:
TCTTGAAATAGCTGCAGTCGGCGTCGTCGTGGATGGTGGCCTGAACCGGCTGCCCATAAGCCTTGCCGTAGTCGTACTCGTTGAGGAAGTGCACACCCGAGCTGACCAATCCGGCCACGGTTCCGGCCGCGGCCGCACCGAGCAGCAGGGCCAGCGGTACGCCCACCGCGACGGCGAAAGCACGGCCCCGGTCGCGGGCCACTGTTCCCGCCCCGGTCAGTCCGAAGAGGAAACCAAGGACTCCGATCGCGACAGTCACGACGACGAGACCTTTTCCTGCCAAGCCATCCGTGCAACAGAACAGGGTCAGCCCCACCAGGACGGCCCCGGCCGCGAGCACTCCCGGAGCGGTGGCGAGCCCGCTGAAAAGGTTGCCCGCCTGGGGTTTGCCTTGCGTCGCAGTCATGGTCTTCTCCCCGTGGTCTGCGGAACTCTTGTTCGACCGCGGGAGTATTACATCGAAACGTTTTCGTGGATGACCGCTTTCCACCAGCTGGATGATCATCCCGGGTGAGGATCTGCCGCTGAGCGAGGGTGATCGGCGTCACGTGGGTCTGGTGGCGGAGCGGCCTGACAGTTCGGCGCGGTGGGTCGTCGGTGGAAATGACGATCCATAACGCAAGGGAGCACCACCATGGACATGCAGACCGTCGCCGACCGCGTCGAGATCGAGGCGCTGCGGGGCGAGTTCACCGACGCCGCGATGATGCGTGATCGGCCGCGGCTGGCGGCCCTGTTCACGCCGGACGGCGTACTGAGCATGCCGAACGTTCCGGTCGAGTTCATCGGGCCGGAGGCGATCCGGTCTGGGGGAGAGCGGCTGCAGGCGCAGTGGGACTTCTTCATCCAGAACTCCCACCCGGGCGGCATCCAGTTCGACAGCGCGGACGCGGACACCGCGACCGGCCGGACCTACATCCACGAGGTCGTGCGGACGCTCGACGGCCGCCACGAGGGCGTCAACTTCGCGATCTACCACGACCGCTACCAGCGCACCCCGGACGGCTGGAAGTTCGCGGAGCGGGTGTACGAGGTCCGCTACCTGGACACCTCGCCGCTGGCGGGCGGCGCGCCAGGTTCGGTCCGGGAGGCAGCGACGGCGGACGACGCGGCGAACGCCGGCGAGGTAGTGGGCGGCGGGTTCGCTGTCGCCGCGTCGGGTGAGGCACTGGAACGGGCAGCGGCCGCGCTGACGAAGAACGGGTTCACCGTCGAGATCCTCGACGACCTGGAAGCCGCGCGTACGCGGGTGGCGGAGTTGATCCCGGCCGGGGCCAGCGTCTACACCAGTGCCAGCGAGACCACGCGGCTGTCCGGCATCGCCGACGACATCAATGGCGGGGACAAGTACGACGCGCTCAAGCCGCGTCTGCTGGCGATGGACCGGGCCACGAGCGCGGACGAGATCCGGCGGCTGAGTGCCGCGCCTGACGTGGTCTTGGGCAGCGTCGCGGCGGTCACCGAGACGGGTTCGCTCGTCGTCGCCTCCGCGAGCGGCAGCCAGATCCCGGCGTACGCGGGTGGGGCGGGCAAGGCGATCTGGATCGTCGGGGCGCAGAAGGTGGTGCCCGACCTGGGCACCGCGCTGCGGCGGCTGGAGGAGCACGCGCTGCCGCTGGAGAGCGCCCGGGCACAGCAGGTCTACGGCCAGCCGAGCGCGATCAACCGGCTGCTGGTGCTCAACGCCGAGCTCCAGTCGGGCCGGGGCACCGTGCTGCTGATTCGCGGGGCGGTCGGCTTCTGAGCCCACCGATGGGCGGGCTCTCGGGCCGACGAATCGTCAGGCCGGCTGGACGAGGAGCCCGCCCATCGCCGGGGTCGAATCGGCGACGAGGTCCCACAGTTGCGGATCGTCGAGCGCGGCGAGCGCGACGACGGGATCGGTCTGCCGCAGGTACGCCAGATGCCGGCAGGCGTGCGCCGCCACGTCCGCCAGGTCGACGACCGCCGAGGCCGGGGCCAGCGGATCGGCGGCGTAGGGGAGTGGGCGCGACGGGTCGAGCGGCAGCGTATGGACCGGATCAGGATCGGGCAGGGCGGCGTACGTGAGGATGACGCGGCCGCCCTCGAAGCGCCAGGACGTCGAATGCAACAGCCCAGCGGCCAGACCGGTGAGGCTCCGGGCGAGGGCGTCGGGATGTGCGCCGTGCGGCAGGTCGGCTCGGCGCGTACGGAAGCGCAGCCGGCCGTCCAGGGCGCTGAACAGGACAGTCTCGACGACGGTCGAGGAGGTCATGGGGTTCCTTCGGGCGTGCGGCGGATCGAATGCGACGAGGGCGAAAGTCGATCAGCGACAACACAGGGCGGCGGCCACGCGCCCGAAGTCGACGTGGCCGCGCCGGGTCAACATGATCCGCACGGGCACGCCGAAACTCTATCCGACGAGCCGGGCGATCGGAAGCACCAGCGGTTGACAGCGCTCCCATAGCGCGGCATGATGCAAATCCGTCAATATCTGACGTGACGAATGCGTCAGATCCCGCGCGTTCCGGGTGCGCAGCGGATCCCTCAGCGCCGCGAAAGGAAGCCGCCCATGCCCGGAAGCCACCCTGTGCGCAACCGTGCGCTCATCGCCGCGTACGCCCTGATCCTGCTCGTCTTCGGCCTGCCGATGTCGGCCACCGCGCGTACCGCTCCGGAGAAGAGCTGTGACGCGGGCCTGCAAGCCGTCGTCACGACCCGGCACGTCGTGTGCACGCACGGACCGGACGCCACGCCGCCCGGCCTCGACATCCACCGCCCGGTGGCCCCGCTGGCCGCGTCCCTCACCGCCTCGGCCCTGCCGGTCTGCGAGGGCGACGGGGTCAGCGGCAAACGTGTCGAGGTCCTCTACATCCACGGCTCCACCAGCCGGTACGCGCAATACCTGGAGACGTTCCGCACGCTGGCCGAAGGCGTGGACGCGATCTACAACGCGAGCGCGGCCGAGACCGGCGGGGAACGCCACGTCCGCTAGGTCACCGAGACCGTCAACGGGCAGTGCCGCCCGGTGGTCCGCGACGTACAGATCGCCGACTCGGCGCTCAACGCCGACGACTGGGCCCCGCTGCTCAACGCCGTGCAGGCGGCCGGCTACACGCGTACGGACCGCAAGTATCTGCAGTTCGTCGACGCGACGATCTACTGCGGCATCGGCGGCTTCGCCGGGGACACCACCAAGAGCGACAGCAACCGGTCCAACGTCGGCCCCGAGTACGCCCGAGCCGACAGCGGCTGCTGGAACGCGGGTGTCGCCGCGCACGAACTCGGCCACACCCTCGGCGCGGTCAACAACAACGCCCCCAACGCGTCCGGCCACGCGCACTGCGTCGACGAGTACGACGTGATGTGCTACAAGGACGCCGACGACGTCACGCTGGTCTACCGCTGCACCGACCAGGCGCACGACAACCGGCTCGACTGCAACCACGACGACTACTACAACACCAACCCGCCGGCGGGCAGCTACCTGGCGAACAACTACAACGTCGCCGACAACCTGTTCCTGATCAAGGGCGGCGGTGGCACCACGCCGCCGCCCTCGACCACCTTCAAGCTGACGAACGGGGCGTCCGGCACCTGCCTCGACGACCCCAACGGCAGCACGACCAACGGCGTACAGCTGATCTTGTGGACGTGCAACGGCGGGACCAACCAGACCGTCACCCAGAGCGGGGCGGCGCTGCAGATCCTCGGCAAGTGCATCGACGCGTACGGCGCGGGGACGGCCAACGGCACGAAGATCATCCTGTGGACCTGCTCCGGCAGCACGAACCAGCAGTGGACGCTGCGTTCGGACGGCTCCATCGCCGGAGTGCAGTCCGGTCGGTGCGTCTCGCCGCTCAACGGCGCGACCGCCAACAACACCCAGCTCGTCCTGTTCGACTGCAACGGCCAGGCGTACCAGCGCTGGACCCGCAGCTGACGTGACCCGCAGCTGACGCAATCGGGAGCTGACGTGATCGGCCGCGCGCGGGGCTCACCGCGCGCGGCCACCTGCCGAGCCGACCGAGGACGTTCAGGCCTGGCCGGTGGCGATCGCGCCGATCTTGCCGTCGACGATCGTGAACCGCCACCGCGTACGCATCTCGCCCCAGGTGTCGTTGCGATACCGGGCGATCATCGACAGCCCGTCGTCGTCCTGCTCCTCGACGTCGAGGTGGCCGTTGACGGTGAAGATCTCGCGGTCGATCCACTCCTCGAGGTCCTGCTGGGTGTCGTCGTCGGACAGGATGGCGTCCGGCGTCAGCGCCGACAGGAACCGCGGCCGGTCGCCGGTGTTGATCGCCTCGACCAGCTCGCGGACGGCCGGGTGGACGACTGACTGGTTCACCACCGGATCGTATGCGGGCGGCCGTGGCCTGCGCCGGAGTATGCGCAGATCAGGCGGCGGGCGGCCGGTTGACGCGTACTTGGGCGGGACGGAAGACCCAGCCGCCGTAGTGGTATCCGCGCCGGAAATGCCCGGTGATCGCGCGATCGGGCTGGTCGGGGTCGGCACCGGTCTCGACCGCCTCGTGCCGGGCCGGATCGAAGCCGTCCGCGACTCCGATCTCCTGGACGCCCTGGGCCGAAAGGACGTCCAGCAGTTCGTCCCGAAGCGACTCGGCGAAGGCGGGATCGGGGCCGGCGTACTGGTCGAGCCGGTCGATGGCCCGTGCCACCTGCGTGACCATCGGCTGCAGCGCCTCCCGGAACAGGCCCGCCTCGGCGCGCCGCGCACGTTCGGTCAGCTCGGACAGCGCCTGCCGGGCCGTCTTGTCCTCCAGCAAACGGCGCTGGAACAGGTCGAGGAGGTGATCCAGCTTGGCCTGGATGGGGTCCGATGTCGGCTGGGTCACTGCAGGCCCAGCGTACGCAGGGCGGCGCGGCCGCGGTCCAGGTCGTCGGCGCTGAGGTTGTTCGGGCGGTCGAGTTCGATCTCGCCGAGCGAGCGGTTGTTGGTCACGTCGAACAGTTCGACGTGGACCACGCCGTCGACGTCGTAGGACATGACGGTGCGGATGGGCGCGCCCTTGGGCAGTCCGGGGGGCAAGGCCATGTGGGTGCTGTGCAGGACCGCGACGTACTCGGGATCCTCGTCCTCGCCTTCGGTGACCTGTATGTCGATGCGGCCCTGGTGGTGATAGATCGTGAAGGACAACGCCTCGTGCTGGCACGGGATGCGCGAATTGCGAGGGATGATCACCACGTTGACCCGGCGGCCCGTCTCCTCGTCGAGCAGGATCTCGCCGAGCGCCTGCGAGGTGACGTCCACGACGGTCACGGGGATGGCCGGCGCCTGCCCGGCCTGCTCCGCCTGGAGCTGACCGGCCAAGATCGCCGCGCCGATGGCGACCGCCTCGTCCGGGTTGACCCCCGGCTCGGGGTCCTTGCCGGACAGGTGTCGCACCAGCTGCCGGATCATCGGCATCCGGGTCGAGCCGCCGACAAGCAGTACCTTGTCGATCTCGGCCCAGGTGAGCCCGGCCTGGTCGAGCACGGATTCGGTCAGCATCTCGATCCGGTCCAGCAGGTCGGCCGTCATCGACTCGAAGCCGTCGCGGGTCACCGGGAACCGGTATGCCCGGCCGCCCGCGCTGAGGTGGATCGTCGACTCGGCGACGCTGGACATCCGAATCTTCGCTGCCTCGCACCGTTCCCGCAGGTCGACTGACAGCTGCGGGTCGTCGTCGAGGTCTGGGCCGCCCTGCTCGGTCAGCCGCCCTTGCACGTAGGCGATGAGTCGGTTGTCGAAGTCGAAGCCGCCCAGGTTGCGATCGCCGTCAGTGGCGACCACCTCGAACTCCGTGCCACCGGCGGCGCGCATGACGGTGACGTCGAACGTGCCGCCGCCGAGGTCGAAGACGAAACAGGTGCCGGTCGCGCCGGTCTTGAGCCCGTACGCCAGCGCGGCCGCGGTCGGTTCGTTGATCAGCCGCAGCACGTTCAGCCCAGCCAGCTCACCGGCGTCTCGGGTGGCTTTGCGGCGGGCGTCGTCGAAGTACGCCGGAACGGTGATGACCACGTCCCGGACCGGTGTTCCGAGCGTGGCTGCGGCGTCCTCAGCCAATCGGCGCAGGATGAGCGACGACACGTGCTCGGCCCGGTACTCCTTGCCTCGCTGATCGACGTAGACCGGGTTCGCCTCGCCCATCCGCCGCTTGACGAATTGGACGCAGTCCTCCGGCTGCATGGCCATCGAGTGCTGGGCGAGCTTGCCGACCAGGATCTGGTCCGGCGACTCGAACAGCACGATCGACGGCGTGAGCCGGTCGCCGTCGCGGTTGGTCAGCACCTCCGGCTGGGCGCCGCCGGGCACGGCTGCCGCGGCGGCGGAGAAGGTCGTGCCGAGGTCGATCCCGATCACCTGTGTCATCGCGTCACCTCCACGGTCCGAACTGGCCCTGCTCGAACTGCCAGGCCTTCAGGTTGGTCTTCCACTGTGGTTCCAGCGACACGGCGTACACCAACCCGAGCACGGCGAGATAGCCGACGAGGAGCAATCCGGCGATGACGGCCGGCCCCACCTCGTCCGTCGTGTTGCCGCACACACACAGCAGGGCCAGGGCCACGGCTATGACGCCGCTGACCTTGACGACGCCGAAGCTGCGGATCCAGGCGTCCGGCGGCAGCCGCCGCACCTCGCAGTCGCGCAGGTACTGCTCCATCTGGTCGATCTGCCCGTGCAGCTCCGGATCGGTCGAGACGTGGCGCGCCCGGGAGAGATATGCCCGCATCTGATGGATCTCGGCCGGGGCGGTGACGGTGTAGCCGTCGTGCTCGCGATAGGCCGGGACCATTTCGGCCGCGTTGGTCAGGGCGAATCCGAGGGCGTCGCCGACGAACTCGGGATCGGTGGCCGTGGCGTACAGCGTTTCGAGGAGTTGCAGTCCGGCCGCGCCGCGCCCGGAGCGCATGAGCACTTCGGCCGATTCGACGGTGGCGTATTCGGCCGTGGGATCGAGGCGGCGTACCGTCTCGAACGCCTGGAGGGCGGCGTCCCACTGTTCCAGCTCGGTGTGCGCCAACCCGACCAGGTAGTGGTGCTCGGGCTCGGCCGGATCGAGGGACACCGCGCGTCGCGCCTCGAACAACGCCTGGCGCGCGTTGCCGAGACTGCCGTTGGCCTGCGCCATCAGCCGCCACGCCGCGGCCACGCCGTCGCCGAGTACGCGACGAGCCTCGTTCGCGCAGTACAACGCGCCGTGGTAGTCGCCGGCCTCCATGCGTTGCGCGGCCTCAGCCAGCCAGTCGTTTGTGGACACCATGGCGGGACCAACGGTCGGCGCGGCGGACAGCCGCAGGTCGTGTGCCTGCCGCTGGGCCGGATCGAGCAGGACGCGTTTGGCTTCCATCAACTGCTCGGCGCGACGCTCGGCCGCTTGGCGCTTGGCCTGGTCGGCATGGTTCATCCGGCGCTGGTTCTTGCGGTACTCCTCTTTGATCTTCTGCTCGATCTCGGCAGGGGTGGCCGACGACGGCATGCCGAGCAGGTCGTAGTAGTTCATCGAGTCTGGAGCCCCGTCCTCGAGTCAGGTGTCTCGCGGGTGATGTCTCACGGAGGTACGGCGTAGCTCAATATAGACGACGACCGCACGCTGCCTCAGGCTCGAAAATGGACGGTCAGGCGGCGTCCCGTCGACGGGCGCGCAGGGCACGGACCACCCCGTCGCGGCCGTCCATGATGATGCGGCGCAGCGCGCCCGGCCGGTCCGGGTCGGCCAGCCATGCGTCGGACGCGTCGATCGTGGCCTGCGAGATCTGCAGGGCGGGATAGGTCGCCCGGGCGAACCACAGGCCCATCTGCGCGTCGAACGTCGCGTACGCCTCCTGCACCTCGGCGAAGTAGTGCCCGGCGTACGGCGCGGTCAGCTCTTCCTGGCCGGTGTGCTGGAACCCGCTGCCGAGCGCCATGACCTCCCAGTTGGCCCGGCCGGACTGGGTCAGCCGCCGCCAGGTGTCGGCCTTCGCCGCCGCGGTGGGCAGCAGTGCTCCGGCCTTCGCCGCGCGCTGGCGGCCCCCGGCGGTGGCGTCGCGCTCCAGTTCGGCGGCGATCTCGGCCGAATCGATCGCGCCGACGGCGGCCAGCGCCTCGACGAGGTGCCAGCGCAGGTCGACGCCCAGTTCCAGCCCGTCCGGTACGCCGTCCCCGCGCAGCCAGCCGAGCAGCACCGCCGTCTCGTCGAGCGTACGGGCCGAGTCGGCGTACGTGCGGGCCCAGACCTGCTGCAGATCGCTGCCCGGCTCCGCCTGCTCCAGCGCTGTCCGGGTCGCCGCGTGCAGCGTCGCCCAGCCGGTCGGCGCCCAGCCCGGATCGATGAACTGGGCGAGCGCCCGCTGCGCCTTGGTGAGCACCGCCGAGACCAGGTTGGCGTCGGTCTCGGCGGGCAGGTTCGCGGCGACCTGACCCACGTACGCCCGCCCCGGCAGCTCGGCGTCGCAGACCATGTCCCAGGCGGCCGACCAGGCCAGCGCCCGCTGCATCGGCTGCGGGAACGCCGACAGGTGCCGCAGCAGCGTCTGCGTCGACCGCTCGTCCAGGCGCACCTTGGCGTACGTGAGGTCGTCGTCGTTGAGCAGCAGCACATCCGGCTGCCGCTGGCCCCGCAGTTCGGCGAGGTCGGTCCGGTCGCCGGTGACGTCGGCCTCGATCCGGCTGCGCCGCACGAGCCGGCCGTCGATCAGGTCGTAGAGGCCGATCGCGATGCGATGGTCGCGAAGGGTCGGATGGCCCTCCGGAGCCTCCTGGCCGATGACGACCGAGCGATACGTCCCGTCGGCGTCCACCTCGATCTGCGGCCGCAGCGTGTTGACCTCGGCCGTACGCAGCCAGCGGCGCGCGTACTCGCCGAGGTCCCGGCCGCTGGCCTGTTCGAGGGCGCGCAGCAGGTCGGCGAAGGTGGCGTTGCCCCAGGCGTGTTCGGTGAGGTGGGACTGCACGGCCGTGCGGAAGGTCTGTTCGCCCACGTACGCCACGAGCTGCTTGAGGACGCTGGCGCCCTTCGAGTACGTGATCGCGTCGAAGTTGCTCTCGGTGGCCAGCGTGTCCGGCACCTCGGTGTAGATGGGGTGCGTCGAGGACAGCTGGTCCTGCCGGTACGCCTCGGCCTTGGCGGTGGCAAGGAAGGTGGCCCACGCGCCGGTGTGCCGGGTGACGCTGGTGGTGGCCCAGTAGCCGGCCCAGTCGGCGAACGACTCGTTCAGCCACAGGTCGTCCCACCAGCGCAGGGTGACGAGGTCCCCGAACCACATGTGGGCCATCTCGTGCATGATGACCATCGCCCGCCACTCGTGCTCGACGGCGGTGGCCTTCGACCGGAACAGGCACAGTTCCTCGGAGAACGTGATGCAGCCGAAGTTCTCCATCGCGCCCATGTTGTACTCGGGCAGCAGGATCTGGTCGTACTTCGGCAGGGGATAGCGGACGCCGAAGGACGACTGGAAGTGGTCCAGGCCCCGCTTGGTGACGTCGAGGAACTCGT
This genomic interval carries:
- a CDS encoding nucleotide exchange factor GrpE; this translates as MTQPTSDPIQAKLDHLLDLFQRRLLEDKTARQALSELTERARRAEAGLFREALQPMVTQVARAIDRLDQYAGPDPAFAESLRDELLDVLSAQGVQEIGVADGFDPARHEAVETGADPDQPDRAITGHFRRGYHYGGWVFRPAQVRVNRPPAA
- the pepN gene encoding aminopeptidase N — protein: MAAIRNITQTEAIERAAALEVGHYDIQLDLTDGAGGPGEGTFRSRTEVTFHCRDTEAVIEVAAERLTEVTLNGQPQSLEFDPVKGYALATEFGGNFLVVEAEFAYSSSGQGLHRAVDPVDGEVYVYSSFCPADSQRAYACFDQPDLKAEFTWHVTVPGHWLVTSTMPVDRVEPLANGAKVVHFQRSPKMSSYVGAVCAGPFHEVRDTHDGIDLGLFCRASVAEHLDADEFLDVTKRGLDHFQSSFGVRYPLPKYDQILLPEYNMGAMENFGCITFSEELCLFRSKATAVEHEWRAMVIMHEMAHMWFGDLVTLRWWDDLWLNESFADWAGYWATTSVTRHTGAWATFLATAKAEAYRQDQLSSTHPIYTEVPDTLATESNFDAITYSKGASVLKQLVAYVGEQTFRTAVQSHLTEHAWGNATFADLLRALEQASGRDLGEYARRWLRTAEVNTLRPQIEVDADGTYRSVVIGQEAPEGHPTLRDHRIAIGLYDLIDGRLVRRSRIEADVTGDRTDLAELRGQRQPDVLLLNDDDLTYAKVRLDERSTQTLLRHLSAFPQPMQRALAWSAAWDMVCDAELPGRAYVGQVAANLPAETDANLVSAVLTKAQRALAQFIDPGWAPTGWATLHAATRTALEQAEPGSDLQQVWARTYADSARTLDETAVLLGWLRGDGVPDGLELGVDLRWHLVEALAAVGAIDSAEIAAELERDATAGGRQRAAKAGALLPTAAAKADTWRRLTQSGRANWEVMALGSGFQHTGQEELTAPYAGHYFAEVQEAYATFDAQMGLWFARATYPALQISQATIDASDAWLADPDRPGALRRIIMDGRDGVVRALRARRRDAA
- a CDS encoding DnaJ domain-containing protein → MNYYDLLGMPSSATPAEIEQKIKEEYRKNQRRMNHADQAKRQAAERRAEQLMEAKRVLLDPAQRQAHDLRLSAAPTVGPAMVSTNDWLAEAAQRMEAGDYHGALYCANEARRVLGDGVAAAWRLMAQANGSLGNARQALFEARRAVSLDPAEPEHHYLVGLAHTELEQWDAALQAFETVRRLDPTAEYATVESAEVLMRSGRGAAGLQLLETLYATATDPEFVGDALGFALTNAAEMVPAYREHDGYTVTAPAEIHQMRAYLSRARHVSTDPELHGQIDQMEQYLRDCEVRRLPPDAWIRSFGVVKVSGVIAVALALLCVCGNTTDEVGPAVIAGLLLVGYLAVLGLVYAVSLEPQWKTNLKAWQFEQGQFGPWR
- a CDS encoding ricin-type beta-trefoil lectin domain protein, yielding MVRDVQIADSALNADDWAPLLNAVQAAGYTRTDRKYLQFVDATIYCGIGGFAGDTTKSDSNRSNVGPEYARADSGCWNAGVAAHELGHTLGAVNNNAPNASGHAHCVDEYDVMCYKDADDVTLVYRCTDQAHDNRLDCNHDDYYNTNPPAGSYLANNYNVADNLFLIKGGGGTTPPPSTTFKLTNGASGTCLDDPNGSTTNGVQLILWTCNGGTNQTVTQSGAALQILGKCIDAYGAGTANGTKIILWTCSGSTNQQWTLRSDGSIAGVQSGRCVSPLNGATANNTQLVLFDCNGQAYQRWTRS
- a CDS encoding LUD domain-containing protein; amino-acid sequence: MDMQTVADRVEIEALRGEFTDAAMMRDRPRLAALFTPDGVLSMPNVPVEFIGPEAIRSGGERLQAQWDFFIQNSHPGGIQFDSADADTATGRTYIHEVVRTLDGRHEGVNFAIYHDRYQRTPDGWKFAERVYEVRYLDTSPLAGGAPGSVREAATADDAANAGEVVGGGFAVAASGEALERAAAALTKNGFTVEILDDLEAARTRVAELIPAGASVYTSASETTRLSGIADDINGGDKYDALKPRLLAMDRATSADEIRRLSAAPDVVLGSVAAVTETGSLVVASASGSQIPAYAGGAGKAIWIVGAQKVVPDLGTALRRLEEHALPLESARAQQVYGQPSAINRLLVLNAELQSGRGTVLLIRGAVGF
- a CDS encoding Hsp70 family protein, which encodes MTQVIGIDLGTTFSAAAAAVPGGAQPEVLTNRDGDRLTPSIVLFESPDQILVGKLAQHSMAMQPEDCVQFVKRRMGEANPVYVDQRGKEYRAEHVSSLILRRLAEDAAATLGTPVRDVVITVPAYFDDARRKATRDAGELAGLNVLRLINEPTAAALAYGLKTGATGTCFVFDLGGGTFDVTVMRAAGGTEFEVVATDGDRNLGGFDFDNRLIAYVQGRLTEQGGPDLDDDPQLSVDLRERCEAAKIRMSSVAESTIHLSAGGRAYRFPVTRDGFESMTADLLDRIEMLTESVLDQAGLTWAEIDKVLLVGGSTRMPMIRQLVRHLSGKDPEPGVNPDEAVAIGAAILAGQLQAEQAGQAPAIPVTVVDVTSQALGEILLDEETGRRVNVVIIPRNSRIPCQHEALSFTIYHHQGRIDIQVTEGEDEDPEYVAVLHSTHMALPPGLPKGAPIRTVMSYDVDGVVHVELFDVTNNRSLGEIELDRPNNLSADDLDRGRAALRTLGLQ